A window from Methylocystis sp. MJC1 encodes these proteins:
- the rbfA gene encoding 30S ribosome-binding factor RbfA yields the protein MSRSHHSPGSTPSQRMLRVGELVRHAMARMLSRGEISDPVLEKHVVTVARVKMSPDLKLATIFVMPLGGKDETEVIAALDRHKKFLRGEIAHELNLKFAPDIRFRIDDSFDTVSRIDAILNSERVKRDLEAPDDDAQDNV from the coding sequence ATGTCCCGATCTCACCACTCCCCAGGCTCCACGCCGTCGCAGCGCATGTTGCGCGTGGGCGAGCTCGTGCGTCACGCCATGGCGCGCATGCTTTCGCGCGGCGAAATCAGCGATCCCGTGCTCGAGAAGCATGTGGTCACGGTCGCGCGCGTCAAGATGAGTCCCGACCTCAAGCTCGCGACGATCTTCGTCATGCCGCTCGGCGGCAAGGACGAGACGGAGGTCATCGCCGCGCTCGATCGCCACAAGAAATTCCTGCGCGGCGAGATCGCGCACGAGCTCAACCTGAAATTTGCCCCGGACATCCGTTTCCGCATCGACGATAGCTTCGACACGGTGTCGCGCATCGACGCGATCCTCAATTCCGAGCGCGTCAAACGCGACCTCGAAGCGCCGGATGACGACGCGCAGGACAACGTCTGA
- the truB gene encoding tRNA pseudouridine(55) synthase TruB yields the protein MNKKRSNRVVVDGWVVLDKPVGLTSTQAVSRLKRIYNAQKAGHAGTLDPLASGILPVAFGEATKTVPFVQDGEKAYRFTVRWGAESNTDDSDGEITRTSEKRPTRAEIEGLMPQFLGDILQTPPQFSAIKIGGERAYDLAREGAQVELKARAVTIHSLTIEAFSPEETVFFMECGKGAYVRAIARDLGRLMGCYGHVTALRRTRVGPFIEEDSYTLEEIEAQGMAADALLSVEAGLSELPCVVVDRDTAARLRRGGSVILRGRDAPAEGVVYAACGGVPVAFGQVVEGALEPSRVFNLPF from the coding sequence ATGAATAAGAAAAGATCCAATCGCGTCGTCGTCGACGGCTGGGTGGTGCTCGACAAGCCTGTGGGCCTGACGTCCACGCAGGCTGTCTCGCGCTTGAAGCGCATTTACAACGCTCAGAAGGCCGGTCACGCCGGCACGCTCGATCCTTTGGCGTCGGGCATCCTCCCCGTAGCCTTCGGCGAGGCGACCAAGACTGTTCCATTCGTGCAGGACGGCGAAAAAGCCTATCGCTTCACCGTGCGTTGGGGCGCTGAATCTAACACCGACGATTCCGACGGCGAGATCACGCGCACGAGCGAGAAGCGGCCTACGCGCGCCGAGATCGAGGGGCTCATGCCCCAGTTCCTCGGCGACATCTTGCAGACGCCGCCGCAGTTTTCCGCGATCAAGATCGGCGGCGAGCGCGCCTATGACCTCGCGCGCGAGGGCGCGCAGGTGGAGCTCAAGGCCCGCGCCGTCACCATCCATTCGCTGACGATCGAGGCCTTTTCGCCCGAGGAGACCGTTTTCTTCATGGAATGTGGCAAGGGCGCCTATGTGCGCGCCATCGCCCGCGACCTCGGCCGGCTGATGGGCTGCTACGGCCATGTCACGGCGCTGCGCCGGACGCGCGTCGGCCCTTTCATCGAAGAAGACTCCTACACGCTGGAGGAGATTGAAGCGCAAGGCATGGCCGCGGATGCGCTGCTCTCCGTCGAGGCGGGCCTCTCGGAGCTTCCCTGCGTCGTCGTCGACCGCGACACCGCGGCGCGGCTTCGACGTGGCGGCTCAGTGATCCTGCGCGGTCGCGACGCGCCTGCTGAGGGCGTGGTCTACGCGGCTTGCGGCGGCGTGCCGGTGGCTTTCGGCCAGGTCGTCGAGGGGGCGCTGGAGCCCTCGCGCGTGTTCAACCTGCCGTTCTGA